In one window of Juglans regia cultivar Chandler chromosome 3, Walnut 2.0, whole genome shotgun sequence DNA:
- the LOC109006916 gene encoding two-pore potassium channel 3-like has product MEKEPLLPYLSPRKKPLPPPVLAPLPEHDEISLPLTPSALKDRLIFGPASSSLQDASPFVDALTLSLSSPRLSSCSSSSMEPASPQDPQSQSLLQSPKSWLVDPNYPWTKTNLHRSKTAPAMAVINDFGHPSPPRPQFGSQSIVRQAFVLLILYLFLGVVIYSFNKDDFVADETHPVVDALYFCIVTMCTIGYGDITPASTATKLFSILFVLVGFGFMDVLLTGMVSYVLDLQENYLLRTVKSKGGTDTPRSYIVDVKKGRMRIRMKVALALGVVVLCIGIGVCVMHFVERLGWLDSFYLSVMSVTTVGYGDRAFKSLQGRLFASIWLLVSTLAVARAFLYLAEARVDKRHRRMTKWILGQDMTVSEFLAADIDNNGFVSKSEYVIYKLKEMGKVSEKDIMQICNKFDRLDTGNCGKITLADLMGSHH; this is encoded by the exons ctctccctctaacCCCTTCTGCGCTCAAAGACCGCCTCATCTTTGGCCCTGCTTCCTCTTCCCTGCAAGACGCTTCCCCTTTCGTCGATGCCTTAACCCTTTCTCTTAGCTCCCCAAGActctcttcttgttcttcttcctccatgGAACCCGCTTCCCCGCAAGATCCTCAATCACAATCGCTGTTACAGTCCCCAAAAAGTTGGCTCGTTGACCCCAATTATCCATGGACCAAGACCAATCTCCACCGCTCCAAAACAGCGCCGGCCATGGCGGTTATCAACGATTTTGGCCACCCTTCTCCGCCTAGACCGCAATTCGGGTCCCAATCGATCGTTCGCCAAGCGTTTGTTCTTCTTATATTGTATTTGTTCTTGGGAGTGGTTATATATTCGTTCAATAAGGACGATTTCGTGGCGGATGAGACCCACCCGGTAGTGGATGCTCTGTATTTTTGCATTGTGACCATGTGCACGATCGGCTATGGTGATATTACGCCGGCTAGCACAGCAACCAAGTTGTTTTCGATACTGTTTGTGTTGGTGGGCTTTGGTTTTATGGACGTTTTGCTTACTGGGATGGTGAGCTATGTGCTTGATTTGCAGGAGAATTATTTGTTGAGGACCGTGAAAAGTAAGGGTGGGACGGATACCCCAAGGTCGTACATAGTTGATGTGAAGAAAGGGAGGATGAGGATTAGGATGAAGGTGGCATTGGCATTAGGGGTCGTGGTTCTTTGTATTGGGATTGGTGTGTGTGTAATGCATTTTGTGGAGAGGCTTGGTTGGTTGGATTCGTTTTATCTCTCGGTTATGTCGGTCACGACCGTTGGATATGGTGACCGGGCATTTAAGTCCTTGCAGGGTCGTCTTTTTGCTTCCATTTGGTTGCTTGTATCGACACTCGCGGTTGCTCGAGCGTTTCTGTACTTGGCCGAGGCAAGAGTGGATAAGCGGCATAGAAGGATGACAAAGTGGATTCTTGGTCAGGATATGACTGTCTCTGAGTTTCTTGCTGCTGACATTGACAACAATGGCTTTGTGAG TAAATCAGAATATGTCATATACAAGCTCAAGGAGATGGGAAAGGTATCAGAGAAAGACATTATGCAGATCTGCAACAAATTTGATCGGCTTGACACAGGAAACTGTGGAAAGATAACTCTTGCTGATCTCATGGGGAGTCATCATTGA